The window TGGACCGCCTGATCATGCTGCTCACCGGCAAGAACATCCGGGAGACCGTGCTCTTCCCGCTCGTGAAGCCGGAGCCCAAGGCGTCCGCCGCCACCGCGGCGGCGGACAGGACCGAGGAGGAGTGACCTGATGGACTACGTCAGCGCGATCGTCCCGCCGCTGGTCATGGCGATCGGCTTCGGCTTCCTGGTGCGGGCCATCATCCGCAGCCAGGGCGGGGCCCAGAAGGCCAAGGAGGACGCGGTCGACTGACCCCGTCCCCGCCCGCGAGCACCGGCGCGCCGCCATTCCCGATTCCGGGGTGGCGGCGCGCCGGTTTGCCGCACTTCACAAGATTTGCCCCATTCACTCCCTATCCTGGCCGCACTATGGTCCGGCAACTCGGCGAACTTGAGAACGCCATCATGACCCGGGTGTGGCGGTGGAACCGACCGGTCACGGTTCGCGAGGTTCTGCTGGATCTGCGGTCGGAACGGGAAATCGCGTACACCACCGTGATGACCGTCCTGGACAAGCTCCACAGAAAGGGCTGGCTGCGCCGGGACCGCGCCGGGCGGGCCTATCGATATGAACCGGTCTCGTCCCGCGAGGCGTACACGGCGGCTCTGATGAACGACGCCTGGGCCACCAGCGACAATCCCGCGGCCGCCCTGGTGCACTTCTTCGGCCTCATGTCGCCCGAGCAACGGGAGGCGCTGCGCGACGCGTTGCGGGTGGCCGCTCTGTTCCCGACCGATCCGGCCGGGCCGGATTCCGCGGAGTCCGGACCGGATACCGGGGGGACCGGACCGGCGCCGGCACGATAACGTCCCGCCATGGAGGTCACCATCCGCCGGGCGCGGACCACGGACGTGCGGGCAGTGCGCGGGCTCATCGACGCCTACTCCCGTGACGGCATTCTGCTCGACAAGCCCACCGTCACCCTGTTCGAATCCGTGCAGGAGTTCTGGGTCGCCGAACGCGACGACACCGGGGCGGTCGTGGCCTGCGGCGCGCTGCACGTCATGTGGGAGGACCTCGCCGAGGTGCGCACCCTCGCGGTCGATCCGTCCTGCCGCGGCCACGGGGTCGGCCACCTGCTGCTGGAGAAGCTGCTGCAGACCGCGCGGTGGCTCGGCGTCCGTCGGATTTTCTGCTTGACGTTCGAGGTGCCCTTCTTCGCGAAACACGGTTTCGTCGAGATCGGCGAGGTCCAGGAAACCGATGATGGTACGACAGACCCGGCGGCGATCGCTACGGATGTCTATGAAGAACTTCTCCGCTCGTACGATGAAGGTGTCGCCGAGTTCCTCGACCTGGAGCGGGTGAAGCCCAACACACTGGGCAACTCGCGCATGCTGCTGCACCTGTGAGCGGCTCCCGACCCGGGCAGGGGTTTGTGTTTTCCGGAGAAAGGCGCTTTCCTTTCCTTAGGCAATGGGTCGTTTAGCGGAAAGGGAAGCCCGTGGCACAGAGGGTGCAGGTCATTCTTGAAGACGATCTCGACGGCGGTTCGGCGGACGAGACGGTGACGTTCGCGCTCGACGGCGTTGCCTACGAGATCGATCTGAAGAGCGCCAACGCGGACAAGCTGCGCGGTCTGCTGGCGCCGTACGTGGAGAAGGGCCGCAAGCAGAGCGGCCGGCTCGCCGGCGCCCGGCGCCCGGGCCGCGGCGCGGCTCCGCGCCCGTCCGGCAGCGCGCCGGACACCGCGAAGGTCCGCGCGTGGGCCAAGGAGCAGGGCCTGGAGGTCAACGACCGCGGCCGGGTGCCGAGCACCGTCCGCGAGGCCTACGACAAGGCCAACGCGGCCTGATCCCGGCAACGCCGGACCGCCGGAGCGGATGCGGGGCCCCGGTGGTCGCCGGAGGCGCACCTGGCACATGCGCGGGGCGCGGAGGAACCTTCTCCGCGCCCTGCGGCGCGTGCCCGCCCGGCCCGCCCGGCCGTTCCGGGCCGTCCGCCCGGCTCCGCGGGCACGCCGGCGGACCGGGGCACGGGCGCCCCTTCGGGCACCCGCCCGGGCAGCACCGGATCGGGCGGCGGAACAATCACGAGCTGTGCAACGCTGTAGGGGCGAAGCGGTAACGCCGACACCACCGGGATGGCCTACCGACCCCGAGGGCCGGAGCTGACCCACCGTCACCGCCGGCCGACTTCTCGCCAGGCGAACACCGCCACCGCGGAAACTGCGCGAGAACCATCCCGATACCGGGTATGAATGCAGGTGGACGGCGCCCCGCGCACCGTCCGGGGCAGTACGTGCGACCCGC of the Kitasatospora sp. NBC_01246 genome contains:
- a CDS encoding BlaI/MecI/CopY family transcriptional regulator, encoding MVRQLGELENAIMTRVWRWNRPVTVREVLLDLRSEREIAYTTVMTVLDKLHRKGWLRRDRAGRAYRYEPVSSREAYTAALMNDAWATSDNPAAALVHFFGLMSPEQREALRDALRVAALFPTDPAGPDSAESGPDTGGTGPAPAR
- a CDS encoding amino-acid N-acetyltransferase, translated to MEVTIRRARTTDVRAVRGLIDAYSRDGILLDKPTVTLFESVQEFWVAERDDTGAVVACGALHVMWEDLAEVRTLAVDPSCRGHGVGHLLLEKLLQTARWLGVRRIFCLTFEVPFFAKHGFVEIGEVQETDDGTTDPAAIATDVYEELLRSYDEGVAEFLDLERVKPNTLGNSRMLLHL
- a CDS encoding histone-like nucleoid-structuring protein Lsr2 — encoded protein: MAQRVQVILEDDLDGGSADETVTFALDGVAYEIDLKSANADKLRGLLAPYVEKGRKQSGRLAGARRPGRGAAPRPSGSAPDTAKVRAWAKEQGLEVNDRGRVPSTVREAYDKANAA